TAAAAAGCACGCCTCCCTCCGGGCCTTTTGCTTTTCAGGTCTCGGAACGGGATTTGCCGCACCTGCTGGCTGTAATAGGCCAACGTCTGTTCCAGCATTTTTAGCGATATTGGCTTCGGCAGACAGTTATCCATTCCCGCCTTAATACAGCGTTGTTTCTCTTCCGCCAGCGCATTTGCTGTGACACCTATCACCGGCAAGGTAACGTTCAACTGCCTCAGGTGCTGTGTCAACCGGTAGCCGTCCATATTCGGCATATTGACATCGGTCAGCACGATATCAACGCTATGGTGATTCATTACGCCAAGCGCATCGACACCATCATTGGCAGTGACTACCTGATAACCCAGTGAACTGATCTGGTCGGATAGCAACTGACGGTTGATAGGATGATCATCGATCACCAGCAAATGAATATCGCCATTGTTTGATATGTTAGCCTTAGCAGGCACGGGCAATGGTATCGGCATACTGCTGCCTTGTTCGCCAACGCCAAACAGTTGGTTGAGCCGCGCCAGAATTTCACGCGGGGTTGAGGTGCTGTATATCCAATAACCTAAGCGGGTTTCCAGCGGGGGGCCAATGTGTGAGGTCGAAAACTGGAACTGTGCCAGCAACGGAGTATCAACCATTATTGGATGGTCGCTTATCATCACGTCGCTTGTTGCGACCTGCTGCCCTTCATGGCGTAGCACCCTAGCACCGTAACCGTCCAGGATTTCCATCAAAAAGCTTTCCAACCGCTGGTTGCGGATATTTAACCACAACGTTTTACCCTGCCAAATGTCGCTGGCCTGCGGGATCGGGAATTGGATGTTGAAGAGGGGGATGCGGATAGTGAACAGGCTGCCCAACCCCGGTTCAGATATAACGGCGATATCGCCATCCATCAAGTTGATCAGCTTCTCACAGATAGCAAGCCCCAGTCCGGTACCCTGGAAGTGGCGCTGAACGCCGGTGCCGACCTGGAAGAACGGATCGAATAGACGGGGAATTTCCTTCTCTGGAATGCCGATACCGGTATCGCGCACGCTGAACTCCAGGTAGCTGTCGTAGGTGCAAACCTGCAAGATGATACAGCCAGTATCGGTAAATTTGATGGCATTATTGAGTAGGTTGGACAGCACCTGCTGTAACCGCATCGGATCAGCGCAGATGCGTTCCGGCACGTTCTGTGTGATAAAGCAGTACAATCCCAGACGTTTTTTCACCACCAGCGGCAAATAGTTGCCAGCGATATGGGTGATGACCTCCAGGCAGGAAAACTCTCGCGGTTCAATTTTCAACTGCTCGGATTCGATTTTGGAGAAATCAAGGATATCGCTGATGATCTGCAGTAACAGCCCAGAAGAATTGTTCATCGCAGTGACTAAGCGGTCAACACTTTGTGGCAACGTCTTGGTTTGCAACAGATCAAGGTTGCCGATAATACCGTATAGCGGCGTGCGTAGTTCATGGCTCACCGTGGCCAGGAACATCGATTTAGACTGGCTGGCCTGCTCCGCCGCCGCCGCCATCTCTTGCAGCGACTTTTCCATTTTGACGCGGGCGCTGACATCCACCAGTACACAGATCGCCACATCCTCATTGCGGTAGCGCGAATGCACAAAGCTGATTTGCAAATTATTTTTATTACTGGACATCACATTGACAAAGTTTACCTGCTGCGCGCAGATGATGCGCATAATGCGCTCGCGGTCTTCGTGCGTTAGCAGATTGATATAATTGTGTGCCAGTTCATTGCTCAAAATATTAGTGCCATCGCTGATGCGTAGGATACAGATACCTACTGGGGCCGACGCAACAATTTTGCGGTTGAACTGCTCATGCTCTTCCAGCCGGAAAGCGTTGTCTTCCGCTGGCAAGAACATTTTGCGTTCAAACAGCCAGGCCAGCGAAAACAGTACCAAAGCTGACAGCAGGTTTAACTGCACTGCATTGATGATCAGTGTGTTGAAACGCTCCGCCACGATCTCCACCGGCAGCGCATAAACAATGCTGAGTGAGGATGGCGGTAGCATCCTCTTCATAATCAGGTCACGGTAGTTATCAGCATAGCCGAAGTAGGCAGGGGCATCGGGGTAGCTCTTGAGCGATGTGGCAGAACGCTCGCCGTCTGCCAGGCGCAGTATCGGTTCATTGTTCTCGTCCAGTAGGGTAATGCTGATCGGCAGGTTACCCGTGGTGACAAAATCCTCCAACCTTATGGTCTGCTCAATACCCATCTGTGCCTCCAGCTTATTGCCAATATAAATTGGCGTCAGCATATACAGATAACCAATATCTGGCCGCTGTTGGCTGGGGCTTACCCAGTACAGATTATTGTCTTTGCCCTGACTCATGGCATTGTAGTGGCTCAAGGTACGTTCGTGCAGAGATTTCAGCACGTTATCATGGTTGCCCACGTCGTTACCGCCGCCCAGTTCCACCATGCACAGGCCATTACCAGCAATAAAAAATACCCGGTTAAGATCATAGGCCGCGACAAAGTTCTCTTTCCAAGACTGGATTAATCGGCTCAGTGACTCAAGCGATCTACGATAGGGGGGATTCAGCGTACAATTGGATCCTGGGGACAGCGGGAAAAATTGCGGCGGCTGACCTTTGCCAGGAATGAGGCTAGTGAATATGTCCTGACTGCTGACCAAACCATTGAGGCGAT
The sequence above is drawn from the Serratia symbiotica genome and encodes:
- the rcsC gene encoding two-component system sensor histidine kinase RcsC, with amino-acid sequence MKYLASFRTALRISRYLFRMLAIMLWSLGALLTTLYILNILHQKESDIRMEYNSEFEQAQGYIRHSADIIRDIKYMAENRLNGLVSSQDIFTSLIPGKGQPPQFFPLSPGSNCTLNPPYRRSLESLSRLIQSWKENFVAAYDLNRVFFIAGNGLCMVELGGGNDVGNHDNVLKSLHERTLSHYNAMSQGKDNNLYWVSPSQQRPDIGYLYMLTPIYIGNKLEAQMGIEQTIRLEDFVTTGNLPISITLLDENNEPILRLADGERSATSLKSYPDAPAYFGYADNYRDLIMKRMLPPSSLSIVYALPVEIVAERFNTLIINAVQLNLLSALVLFSLAWLFERKMFLPAEDNAFRLEEHEQFNRKIVASAPVGICILRISDGTNILSNELAHNYINLLTHEDRERIMRIICAQQVNFVNVMSSNKNNLQISFVHSRYRNEDVAICVLVDVSARVKMEKSLQEMAAAAEQASQSKSMFLATVSHELRTPLYGIIGNLDLLQTKTLPQSVDRLVTAMNNSSGLLLQIISDILDFSKIESEQLKIEPREFSCLEVITHIAGNYLPLVVKKRLGLYCFITQNVPERICADPMRLQQVLSNLLNNAIKFTDTGCIILQVCTYDSYLEFSVRDTGIGIPEKEIPRLFDPFFQVGTGVQRHFQGTGLGLAICEKLINLMDGDIAVISEPGLGSLFTIRIPLFNIQFPIPQASDIWQGKTLWLNIRNQRLESFLMEILDGYGARVLRHEGQQVATSDVMISDHPIMVDTPLLAQFQFSTSHIGPPLETRLGYWIYSTSTPREILARLNQLFGVGEQGSSMPIPLPVPAKANISNNGDIHLLVIDDHPINRQLLSDQISSLGYQVVTANDGVDALGVMNHHSVDIVLTDVNMPNMDGYRLTQHLRQLNVTLPVIGVTANALAEEKQRCIKAGMDNCLPKPISLKMLEQTLAYYSQQVRQIPFRDLKSKRPGGRRAF